Proteins encoded in a region of the Populus nigra chromosome 3, ddPopNigr1.1, whole genome shotgun sequence genome:
- the LOC133687954 gene encoding uncharacterized protein ycf36 encodes MAIPLLHLSSPFLLSSLTQKRFFYHHHHNYKNTLPKTPSSSFRNGSSNTPSETECPVPLDQQPINEYQNLSTSFPFSWASGDIVEYCSRLFVTGASFALLIALPVAWFGTVGPKTEPLKPVLAALSSGVFVVSLAVVRMYLGWAYVGNRLLSATVEYEETGWYDGQIWVKTAEVLARDRLLGSFSVKPVLSRLKYTLVTLAASLFVCVVLFINIEGGQKGSYTPFEEAGGRAIPGVYNDDSARSFEPDAFCGERAPPES; translated from the exons ATGGCAATTCCACTCCTCCACCTATCATCACCGTTCCTCCTCTCCTCTCTAACACAGAAAAGATTTTTCTACCATCACCACCACAATTACAAAAACACACTTCCAAAAACACCCTCGTCTTCCTTCAGAAATGGAAGCAGCAACACTCCTTCAGAAACAGAGTGCCCTGTTCCACTCGATCAACAACCCATAAATGAATACCAAAATCTCTCCACTTCCTTCCCTTTCTCTTGGGCTTCAGGTGACATTGTTGAGTACTGCTCTCGTTTGTTCGTTACTGGCGCTTCTTTTGCTCTCCTTATCGCCCTACCTGTTGCTTGGTTTGGCACCGTGGGCCCAAAAACTGAGCCATTGAAGCCAGTTCTTGCAGCTTTATCAAGTGGGGTTTTTGTTGTTAGTCTTGCTGTTGTCAGAATGTATCTGGGTTGGGCTTATGTTGGGAATCGACTGCTCAGTGCCACTGTTGAAT ATGAAGAGACAGGGTGGTATGATGGTCAG ATATGGGTGAAGACAGCTGAAGTTTTGGCTCGAGATCGGCTTCTTGGTTCATTTTCA GTCAAGCCTGTGCTAAGCAGATTGAAGTACACTCTGGTCACTCTAGCAGCATCATTATTTGTATGCGTTGTTCTCTTCATCAATATTGAGGGAGGCCAAAAGGGTTCTTACACACCATTTGAAGAAGCTGGGGGTAGAGCTATTCCTGGAGTTTACAATGATGATTCAGCCAGATCTTTCGAGCCAGATGCATTCTGTGGTGAACGTGCTCCTCCTGAATCATGA